The Ostrinia nubilalis chromosome 15, ilOstNubi1.1, whole genome shotgun sequence region TTTCCGTATTTACTTGGATATTGCTTATATACGATTTCTTCAGCAGGTTTTCAGTGATGTTCACCATTTTAGAGAATTCTTTTTTAAGCATTTCTAATCGTTCATGCGCTTTGATGCAGTCAATCTCTTCCTGACTTTGGGGTGTGATAGCAACACAGCTATGGAAGAAGGAGTTTCTGTTTTGGCGAGGAGTAGTCGTAACGCTTTCTTTGTCGTtccatattttaaatatttcgttCCTTTTTTTGGTGTCTTTGGTGATATTTATTGACTGCGTCGTCCCAGAATGATTTGATGATATTTGCTTTCTTAGCATAAGTAGTCGTTGTTTTGATTTCAACCCTGTATCCGTGGATGCACTGCACAGTATTTCTTTTCTACAGCATTCGGTTTGTTGAACCATGTCTTGTTTTTTGAGTGATCTGGTTTTTAATGGTATTTTAGGTTGTGAATGTGCTTGCAATTGTTTTTCGGAAAGAAAAATTGAATCAATTACTCTACATGCGTAAGAGTATTCGTTTTCATACCAGCACACCAGTTTAAAGAAGTTCGGTTTTAACTGAAGGCTTGAATCTGCGTCTAGGATACAAGAGTGATTTTCTCCAATGAAATCTGAAGATACCGCTTCTTCTTTGGAAATCTTTATTATGTTTCGCATCGTAGTATTGCTAGCTTTTTCTATGCTTTCAATAATGTTACGCATTGTTGTGTTTGAGCTTAATCTGTGGAACAAAATATagatgacttttttttgtgtaattgaatttcttttttaaattgttttaaattataccGTATAGTGATGTCCAACACAGATACGTTAACTATGGGCACTCTAAATGCGAGGCCTGCAAGTTTGTCCTTGACTTGCGGTATGATTTTCCCGAGCGCTTTGCAAGCTCCGGTCGTTGCCGGTATAATGTTCTGATGGATGCTTCTGTGGTCCCTCCAATGCTGTACAGAGGTTAAAGAAAATAAGATTAGGTGCATGTCGTATAATGAGGAGTTGCAAGACTTTAGGTGTTAATCATATCGCGAAGGTTCATTGAGGACTTGGCAGATTGCTGTGCTGCCTATAGGTCGGGTAGCAGCGAAAGCGaaccatttttttaaatttatttaatatcgCAGTCATATTTTGAGTCGTACTTTATGGTCAGGGTGTGTCGTGTAAATTTTACCTTTCCCCGTAAGCAAAGCCCGTCCAAAGGTTTTAGAGAAGGTGTCATCGCGTGTATGCTTGTTATAAAGCCCTCAGCCACTCCATAGCTGTCTTCGAGCACCTTCACGATGGGTGCCAAGCAATACAGTGTGCTCGATGCACAGGAAATAACCTTTTGACCTATGaaaaacgtcaaaatgtatttaagctggTGTTAGTCTTAATGGTATAAAAACTTGACTCTTTCGAGTTCTTCGTCTAAATTGAACAGCTATTAGAATTAGAAGTAAATGGAAGGTATTTTTTCCGTATCTTTGTTGTCACAAGGTAGTCAATGATGatttatgatgatgaaagtCCTCTAATATCACGTAAAAAGTTAATCACCAGCTCACCTGTATTGCACTTATCTTCGTTGACCCCCAGTATGACCATGGGAACGTCTACGCTGGGAGCAGTCACTATCACTCGCTTTACGCTGTCGCTTGCAAGGTGCCCCTGCGgttataacaaaataaaaagacattttgaacagataggtaagtaggtaggtcTAGGTATATGGAGtgttcaactaaaatagaaagacacgtaTCTTAACGCGataagttacattatgtactcacggcttgacgtttcggctgctatgctgcagccgtggacacaagcagactggcggctcgcggcgtcatctgttcgggcgggcttgaaaatttttcaactaccctcatattgtcaagtacataatgtaactcattcataaatgtcgcgttaagacccgtgtttttctatttttgttgaaatggaacacgaaagtttaaaatcttaaatgGAGTGTTCAGTACCAAAAACCGCGGGCACTACCAAATTAccgatattataattttaggtgTTTGTGCAATGCAGCGCCTCATAATAGCAACTAGGCTAAAATGTTCAGTCAGATTAAGTtccttaaccgattgagtcccagacggcattaattaatgtcataacaattgattatctattgtgtctagattcgcggagcttgaaggattaatattCTTAAAGTTAGTTAACGTTCTCTTAACTAAGGGAACAAATCTAGACCAGGTGCAATCTTCAGGCGAAGGCAAGCAAAGCAGAAGACGTTTTCAAACTGAAAATCTGTTTACTTCGGAGGGTGACACCTTAAAAACTTTTTCATAAAATGATGTAACTTCTCGTCAACCTATCAGGGATGAAAATAATGTTGGCAACCAGACAATAAAGACAAAGCgcttttataaacacttaacaaTAACAGAATGATAAGGTCACCCTCAGATAAACTTTATTGTGATGTCATCTACGGAGAGGGTCAAAAGAGGCCCGTCGTCCGCGCCTCCTTTGTAAAGCGTAAGTTGCACGAGTGAAGAACTAAGTAAATATGATGGTTTGTTAATCATGAAACATTTTTCAGAAGCAAGACCTGGCAGTAAATGGTATTTATTAATTGGAAGCCATCTTTTCAAGGGAACATAGAGAGGATGCTCGATGAccatattttttaccgattttggTTTTTAGGGTTGACAAAGGAGTATCGTAGTACATATTCTCATCAAGGTATAGACAAGACCGGCTCACACTTAGCACTCTTAGTAGCAGTACATTTGCTCATAATGAGAATTCATCGATGGGCAACAAAAACTTTTTAGGAACTAGGAGAATATCGTAAGAATGATTAAATTAGCAAAACAGAAGCTTACCGATGCTTTTTCCAAAGTTGTGAACATTCCTGACGCCTCGATCACGTACTGCACCCCCGCCGTCTGCCATGGCACACTCGTGGGCAGTTTTTCGTGAAATATCTTTATTCGAGTAtctagtaaaaatattattttaatgtaacttGCACCGTCATAATATTAACCGAACATTTATCACTTACCATTTACAAAAATTTCATCTTTCGTGTGTGTAACACTGCCACTAAGTTTTCCGTGAGTTGAATCAAACTTTATCAAGTAACAAATATATTCAACGTCGATAGCAGGGTCATTGATCGCAGCTATCTACAAACATTTTGAATTATTATATTGGTTTGGTAAAAATCTAATTATATTGTTGTTTACTGTTTCAATAACCTCTAGATCTGCTTTTTGAAGGACGGCTCTAAAAATTACCCGACCAATGCGTCCAAATCCATTTATCCCTAATTTAACTACCATTCCTGCTGtaactaattaatttataaagatATTGATGGTAAAATCCTAagaattaactttataaaacatttatgaaagaaagataGATTTCACAAAACAGACATTTTTGAAATACCCGCGCTTGTCACTTCAGAACGTTTCTGTTCCGATAAAATATATTGGAGACTCAGAGGGTAAGTTTATGATACATATTGCATTTATCTTATACTTAATTTTTCACACCATATTATTCaaaactttagttttatttatttccttatATTCGTCtgcatgtttttttattttctaatttataaACCGGTAAAACCGTAAATTGGTGAGCTACCGAACCACACTATGTACGGTATTATAAGGATGTAAAAGATTACAAGGCGGACAGAAGGTTCATTCTGTGAATATTTCATCAAATTGATGAGCTAACGTTTTAGGGGCATATTCCtatacaaaatttaaaaaaaaaaaacacattttaatagcTAAGATTGGTGATGCCAATGCCATGtctaattttataaattgcttaatgaaaataaaaagtaggtacaacTCATAGCAGCTTCTCGTTATAGgtctattttatatttttgaactgattttatgaaaataatttgtatcaaatttaaatatttgactttGAACTTTAGACGCAACTTCAAAGTCTTCAAACATACAAATAAAAGCATAACTAATAATTTTAaccataatattaatttattatgctTGGCCAAATAGGTAACAAAGATTCATGAAACGTTCACATAGATGCCTACTTATTCTTTGATTCATCGACCGCCATGTATTTAGTGACCTTCAAAGCGTTGGCTTGACATTTCCAATCTCCGTCTTGTGGAGAGCGTACGTGTCTAGTGATATTTGAATATTACATCAAATTTATTCCGGTAAGTGCCTCGACTTATTACCATTATGATAATAGCTGCATTGTCtacctaattttatttattgacttgACCACTGTTTCTTGCATTGTGTTAGCAATAATTTATCGACAATTTCCACGTAACATGTACCGGGTATTGAGACATTTTTTCTTGTTAGAATTCTCAACTTGATGGTTTAACACAACTAAAACGCTTTgatattattatctaaatgttgtGATTACATAacaatgaaatatattttctataaaTGCCGATATTTCATCGCTGATTTGTCTGACCTCTATGTGACCTCCACACGCCGGCTGTATCCCGGCCCACATTATGTCATTGGGATGTGGTTTATAACAAAGTGAAATCAAGGTCACAGTAGATGAAGAACATAATACTACTTTATATTAAGCATTATTTTGATCCTGGAAAGCTACGTGACTTGAGTCATCTTTATCTTTAATGTGATATTGCTTttcttatacctacctacaataatCAATCATAAATGTTAATGATTGTGATTTTTACTCGAaagctcaaaaatatttatttacctaaataTAATAACGATATTAGCgatattaaagtatttttataaaatacttcTCACTTTTCTacattcataggtaggtaggtactttattaaAATAGGGTAGGGATACCTTcgataataaaacaattttatctTAGTTGATCGCATTGAAAGCATACTACATACATACTACCCGCCCATACTATAAAtactatgaatattttttaaatagcctatattaaattaaaaatatttcttctttACAGACATGTCGAAG contains the following coding sequences:
- the LOC135078609 gene encoding uncharacterized protein LOC135078609; the protein is MVVKLGINGFGRIGRVIFRAVLQKADLEIAAINDPAIDVEYICYLIKFDSTHGKLSGSVTHTKDEIFVNDTRIKIFHEKLPTSVPWQTAGVQYVIEASGMFTTLEKASGHLASDSVKRVIVTAPSVDVPMVILGVNEDKCNTGQKVISCASSTLYCLAPIVKVLEDSYGVAEGFITSIHAMTPSLKPLDGLCLRGKHWRDHRSIHQNIIPATTGACKALGKIIPQVKDKLAGLAFRVPIVNVSVLDITIRLSSNTTMRNIIESIEKASNTTMRNIIKISKEEAVSSDFIGENHSCILDADSSLQLKPNFFKLVCWYENEYSYACRVIDSIFLSEKQLQAHSQPKIPLKTRSLKKQDMVQQTECCRKEILCSASTDTGLKSKQRLLMLRKQISSNHSGTTQSINITKDTKKRNEIFKIWNDKESVTTTPRQNRNSFFHSCVAITPQSQEEIDCIKAHERLEMLKKEFSKMVNITENLLKKSYISNIQVNTENKTMHEEKSKSANVLPDINVESIKRSCEQFSEIYDRAQKSSRTLDMGGDNTTKISIQDTKLLESQRPNLFPKNIAQLHLNAHKRASSEIQNKLIIFENIPKEKSAPMVPMKSNQQVGMNNSFKAPVSGNQELKSISKETTVQCVLVGNKKTKSEGKENDTTDRINDSDRVNFNNKVRKTESRFFPLLARNNGTEFIRTNEVTPENNNENVPLKTISDTNDKSFVNKLKKEIIELDEVNKVCIHDSPVEIESGPLEKTSIVKVTESDNYQDDDLPKSYLENVNSFSPEHIYTESEHTSKCESPDTTSVTVSNVEVNKHKQDIYDKLDSISGTDSNNSFQIHEKKSQIISLSDLTTSLEDLARLDKICKIIEISDELSNKLFSALDTAEGIDVKKRKWSFKDLCERIKLDDFCDKIFGKSSG